Below is a genomic region from Streptomyces sp. NBC_00461.
TGGACGACGGGTCGCACCGGTCGCGACCCGCAGAACTCACCACACACAACGAGCCACTCGCCAGCGGGGTGTGCCGCGCCTGTGGACTACGCCGCACGGGTGGTGACGGGGCGTCAGGGCTGACGCATAGATGCAGGTTTCGGCATGATCTGGCGCGGAACCCAACCAGGGGCTTCTCCTCTGCCGGGCGTGCGGGGTCGTTGCCCACGCCGACCGGAACGCTTCCCACAACATCGCCACCCGTGGCGAGAGCGTGTGCAATGCGGGGCGTGAGCACGCGTCCCTGCCATCCCATAACGGGGTGTCTGGACGCAGGAGTCCACCCCAGCAGCCAGCTGGGCACTACCTCCAAGCCCGGTCCTTCAGGGCCTGGTCAAGTTGACGGGCGCAGGACCACCTTGCCCAGGTTGCTCCGCGATTCGATCACCGCGTGCGCCTTGGCCGCGTCCTCCAGCGCGAACTCCTCGTGCACGGCGGGCTTCAGCGAGCCCTCGGAGAACAGCCGCCACAGCTCCTGACGCCATCGCTCGTACACCTCCGGCTTTCCGCGGGCGATCCGCGCCATCTGGAAGCCGATCACGGACTTCGCGCCGACGAGAAGGTCGTACGCGTGGATCGTCCCGCCGCCCGAGCTGTACGCCACCAGGCGGCCGCCCGGAGCGAGCGCGGCGACGGCCGGGGTGAGCAGGTCGCCGCCGACCGCGTCGAGTGCGTAGTCGACGGGATCTCCCCAGCCCGGCTCGGCGTACGTGACGACCTCGTCGGCGCCGAGGGCCCGGACGAAGTCGGCCTTGCCCGGATCGGAGACGGCGCCCACCACGCGGGCCGCACCCCGTAGCCCGGCCAGCTGCACGGCGAGGTGGCCGACTCCGCTCGCGGCGGCTGTGACCAGCGCCGTCTCGCCCGGTTCGGGGCGCGCCGCCTCCAGGGCCCCGAGGGCGACGAGGCCGCTGCGGACGAGGGTGACCGCGTCGACCGCGGAGGCACCTTCCGGTATCGGGGAGGCCATGTCTTCCCGCAGGGGCGCGAAGTCGGCGTAGCCGTGCCCGAAGCACAGTCCGGTCACGCGGTCGCCCGCGCGGAAGCGGGTGGCGCCGTCGCCGACGGCCACGACCTCCCCGGCGATCTCGCCGCCGAGCGGGATCGGCTCAGCGGCCTCGGTGACCTTGCGGACGACGGGGAGCGTCACGCCCACCGCGTCGCAGCGTACGAGGAGCTCGCCCGGGCCGGGCTCCGGCACCGGGACGTCCTCCGGGAACAAGGGGCCGCCGGTGGACTCGTAGCGGACTCGGCGCATGGCACCTCCAGGGGTCGTGGGAATGGATCCCCGCTGAAGCCGGCTGGATTCATTGGGGATCCCAACGGTATTGCGTTTTCATTGGGAAGTCCAACGATTTCTCGCTAGGCTGCGGCCATGTCCGAAGCCCCGAAAGCCCCGGAAGCCCCCCTTGCCGAGATCCGTTCCCTGCCCAGCTGGCTGCTCGGGCGCGCCGCCGCCCGTGGCCGGGACCTGGTGGCCGAGGCGCTGGCCGTGGAGGGGCTGAAGATGTGGCACCACGTGGTGCTCTCCGCCGTCCGCGACCTCGCCCCCGTCGCCCAGGCCGACCTCGGACGCGGCGTGCGGCTCGACCCCAAGGACCTGGTCGGCATCCTCAACGACCTGCAGTCCGCGGGCCTCGCCGTGCGCGAACCGGACCCCGCGGACCGGCGCAAGAACGCGGTGTCACTCACCGAGCCGGGTGCGCGACTGCTGAAGCGCTGCGAGCGGGCGGCGCGCACGGCCAACGACGAGTTGCTCGCGCCGCTCTCGGCGGCCGAACGCGACCAGTTCATGGACCTGTTGATCCGGATCTCCGGTACGGAGGGCTCATGACGGATAACGTTCCGTCATGACCGCACCCCTGGCCCTCGATCCCGCACGCAGCGCCCTCGTCCTCGTCGATCTGATGGACCGGATCGTCGCGCTGCCCCTGGAGCCCCGCAAGGGCACCGAAGTCCTGTCCGCCGCCGAGGAGTTGGCGACCGCCTTCCGTACGGCGGGTGCGACCGTCGTCCTCGTTCGGGTCGAACGCCCCGGCGTCGCCGAACAGCCGCCAGGCAGCGGCCTCGCGGCCGGACTCGCCCAGGACGGCGACCTGGAGGTGGTGAAGCGCACGATCGGCGCATTCCAGGGCACCGGCCTCGACGGTCTCCTGCGCGAACGCGGCGTCACGACCCTCGTGTTC
It encodes:
- a CDS encoding quinone oxidoreductase family protein, with protein sequence MRRVRYESTGGPLFPEDVPVPEPGPGELLVRCDAVGVTLPVVRKVTEAAEPIPLGGEIAGEVVAVGDGATRFRAGDRVTGLCFGHGYADFAPLREDMASPIPEGASAVDAVTLVRSGLVALGALEAARPEPGETALVTAAASGVGHLAVQLAGLRGAARVVGAVSDPGKADFVRALGADEVVTYAEPGWGDPVDYALDAVGGDLLTPAVAALAPGGRLVAYSSGGGTIHAYDLLVGAKSVIGFQMARIARGKPEVYERWRQELWRLFSEGSLKPAVHEEFALEDAAKAHAVIESRSNLGKVVLRPST
- a CDS encoding MarR family winged helix-turn-helix transcriptional regulator, giving the protein MSEAPKAPEAPLAEIRSLPSWLLGRAAARGRDLVAEALAVEGLKMWHHVVLSAVRDLAPVAQADLGRGVRLDPKDLVGILNDLQSAGLAVREPDPADRRKNAVSLTEPGARLLKRCERAARTANDELLAPLSAAERDQFMDLLIRISGTEGS
- a CDS encoding isochorismatase family protein is translated as MTAPLALDPARSALVLVDLMDRIVALPLEPRKGTEVLSAAEELATAFRTAGATVVLVRVERPGVAEQPPGSGLAAGLAQDGDLEVVKRTIGAFQGTGLDGLLRERGVTTLVFGGIATNLGVESTARAAKDLGYDLVFAEDAMAAFTAAEHDASVRLDFPRLGTVVTVGEVRFVAG